CCCAAAAATCCGCCGGTTCCTATAAGAAGCATATTTTGTAACATGAAATGTAAATTTTATTTTGCCGGCAAAGATAACAATTATAAGATTTTTTGAACAAATTTTATAAAAAGAGATAAAAAACATTGATTTTCATACAAAGGAAAACATTTTGAGAATAAAGTATATATTTGTAAAAAAAAGTTAATGATTATTACGGAAAATATTAAGCTTGCAGAACTTATACATCAAAATTACCACCTTATTCCTATTGTTACACGTTTTGGTATAAAATTCGGTTTCGGAGATAAAAGTGTAAAACAAGTTTGTGAATTATACGGCATACAAACGGATTTTTTCCTTGAAATTGTGAATGCGTTTAATGACAAAGATTATTCTCCTGTTAAAAACCTAAAGCGTTTTCCTTTAAGTGTAACTGTTAACTATTTGTTGAAATCTCATTATTACTTTAATCAAATAAAATTGCCTTTAATAGAAAAGTTGATTCACCAATTAAAATGGCAAGGACATGAAAACAAAAAGAACAAATCACTTTTAAATAAATTTTTTAATCAATACAGAACAGAAGTTAATGAACATACTGCAAATGAAGAGAATGAAGTTTACCCGTTTATTTTAGAGGTTGAGAAAAATTATAATTCTAATATATTAAGTTCTGAATTCGTAATTATTTTGCGAAACAAATCTGTAAATAATTATGCCGATACGCACAGTGATTTAAATTCTGCATTATTGGACTTGAAGAATATAATAATAAAATATTTGCCTGCGGCTGATAACTCTGAAATAACTGAGCAAATTTTAGTTGAAATATTTGACTTAGAGAAAGATATGGCAGATCATACGGGAATTGAGAATTCTGTGGTTATACCGGTGGCTTTGGAAATGGAAAATGAACTAAGAAAGCAATTAAGTTAAATTGACATGGAAAAGGTTTCGTTTATTATTGCAGAGAAGTCATATATTATCAGAACCGGTTTGATGAAAATTATTAACAGTTTTCCGGGAACTTCGGTTATTAAAGAAATTTCGGATGTTAATAATCTTGCTAAGTCAATAAATAAATATAAGCCTGATTTTTTAATTATTAATGCGAAACTTGTAAATGACCCGCATGATGATATAAGAAGATTGTTTTCTGAAAATATTAACACAAAATTTATTATTTTTACAGGAAGCAAAAGAGAAAAAGAACATTTTGTTTATTTTGACGAACAAATATCTGTTGATGAAAGCAAAACCGATATTATTAAAAAACTTAATATACTAATTTCAGAAAATAGTCCTAAAAGCAAAACCGATGAAAATACAGGATTGTCCGGAAGAGAAAAAGATGTAGTAAGACAAATTGCATTAGGAAAAACAAATAAAGAAATAGCAGAAGAGTTATTTATAAGCACACATACGGTAATTACGCACAGGAAAAATATTACCGGGAAGTTGGGAATTAAAACCGTTTCGGGTTTAACTGTTTATGCTATTTTAAACAATATTATTGATATTGATGAAGGAGTTTAAAGTTTAAAAGTAAAAAAGCAGGAGTTATGATGAAAGCGGCAATTTTCGGAAAAAACTATAATGAAAGTTTTAAAGATTCAATAATTGAGTTTTTTAAAATTATAAAAGGGTTTAAATATGAAATTTTGATATATGAGCCATATTATCAGTTTATTAAAGAGTTTTCAAATTTTGATATTAAACCCG
Above is a genomic segment from Bacteroidales bacterium containing:
- a CDS encoding response regulator transcription factor, with product MEKVSFIIAEKSYIIRTGLMKIINSFPGTSVIKEISDVNNLAKSINKYKPDFLIINAKLVNDPHDDIRRLFSENINTKFIIFTGSKREKEHFVYFDEQISVDESKTDIIKKLNILISENSPKSKTDENTGLSGREKDVVRQIALGKTNKEIAEELFISTHTVITHRKNITGKLGIKTVSGLTVYAILNNIIDIDEGV